From the genome of Triticum aestivum cultivar Chinese Spring chromosome 3B, IWGSC CS RefSeq v2.1, whole genome shotgun sequence, one region includes:
- the LOC123071596 gene encoding uncharacterized protein, which translates to MVNAFFATLARGLDDLSGAGGLSSLPALLRAAALLRGLHSQLMVLVGQLHLPPGGRWLDEYMDETARLWDACLAVKLGLAAVERYCAAASCAAAALDDWLQDPSPLSTRQVMRAISASRREAMAAEEENRALSESRIAPLSLQLDERRAADARLSGFNGFRGLLYALHNASSLLLLILAGGAVAGSPRSSSDGADSSRSDDGFMSSIATLQKRMAEEAAGDDGDGAPGMIRMQELRRARAAAEAAREEVERAAAAGGKCGGAVKDKAGELKAWLEVLRAGTDGLACQLDDFLDDIVEGRKELSDLCSH; encoded by the exons ATGGTAAACGCCTTCTTCGCGACCCTGGCGCGGGGGCTGGACGACCTCAGCGGCGCGGGCGGGCTGTCCTCGCTGCCGGCGCTgctccgggcggcggcgctgcTCAGGGGCCTGCACTCGCAGCTCATGGTGCTCGTCGGCCAGCTCCACCTGCCGCCCGGCGGCCGGTGGCTGGACGAGTACATGGACGAGACCGCGCGCCTCTGGGACGCCTGCCTCGCCGTCAAGCTCGGCCTCGCCGCCGTCGAGCGCTACTGCGCCGCCGcgtcctgcgccgccgccgccctcgacgacTGGCTCCAGGACCCTTCCCCCCTCTCCACTCGCCAG GTGATGAGGGCGATCtcggcgtcgaggagggaggccatggcggcggaggaggagaacCGGGCGCTGTCCGAGTCGAGGATCGCGCCGCTGTCCCTGCAGCTGGACGAGCGGCGCGCGGCCGACGCCAGGCTCAGCGGCTTCAACGGCTTCCGCGGGCTGCTCTACGCGCTGCACAACGCCAGCTCCCTCCTCCTGCTCATCCTGGCCGGCGGCGCCGTCGCCGGGTCCCCGCGCTCGTCCTCCGACGGCGCGGACAGCAGCCGCAGCGACGACGGGTTCATGTCCTCCATCGCGACGCTGCAGAAGCGGATGGCGGAGGAGGCcgcgggcgacgacggcgacggcgcgcCGGGGATGATCAGGATGCAGGAGCTGCGGCGCGcgcgcgcggcggcggaggcggcgcgggaggaggtGGAGCGCGCGGCAGCTGCCGGGGGCAAGTGCGGCGGCGCCGTGAAGGACAAGGCCGGGGAGCTGAAGGCGTGGCTGGAGGTGCTCCGCGCCGGCACGGACGGGCTGGCGTGCCAGCTAGACGACTTC